Genomic window (Candidatus Hydrogenedentota bacterium):
TGCGTTGATGGGCATGAACCAGTTCCGCTTTGAGCAGGGCGAGATTCACATTGGAGGGGCACTCCACGGCACAGGCTTTGCAGCTTAGACAATTGCTCAGGGCATGCTCTAAAGACTCAGAGAGCAAGGGCGTGTCTGGATCATCGAGTCGACCTTCCAATACGGCACGGATAATATTGGCGCGCCCTCGAGTCGACATGGATTCTTCGCCCGTTGCCTGATAGGTGGGGCACATGGTAGGTACTTCTTTTCGACAGCCGCCGCAGCCGTTGCATTGTTCGAGATTTCCAACAAAAGAATGGTCTTTCTCTTGGAACAATAAAACAGGGTCGAAAGGAATGGGAATGGTGCTGCCGGCTCCTTGGCGCAAATCTTGATCAAAACGCCAACGGCCATTATCAAAGATCTTGCCCGGATTCATGAGATCCTTCGGGTCGAAGGCATTTTTCACAAGACTCATTGCGTCGAGCAGTTCAGGTCCTACTTGATCCAGCATGTATTCTGTATGTTCAATGCCCACGCCATGTTCGGCGGTCAAAGAGCCGCGGAAAGCCTTGGCAAGGGCGGCGACTTCGTCGGATAGTTGACGATAACGCTGCAAATCATGGGCCACATGTAAATCTACCACAGGGCGAACATGGAGCAGCCCGGAAGCGGCGTGTCCATAGAAAGAGGCTTTTAAACCCAAGCGCTTTAGAGTCTCGGTCAGCGCGTCTACATAGGCGGGCAGCGTGTGCGGCGGCACCGCGACATCTTCAATGCCTGCTGTTGGTTTTGCCGGTCCGGCACAGCCCGTTAACAGAGACAAGCCAGACTTGCGCAATTTCCAGATTTGATCTTTTTCTTCCGAACCGTTGCATACATGGCGGCGAATCCCCAAATTACGCTGAAGCAACGCTTCCACTTTGTCTTCTTGATGGTCGTAAAATTCGACGAGCAGGATCGCCTTGCAAGGCTTGTCATCCAGTTCGAGCAGGGCGCGGGCGCGGGCGAAAGCAGATTGACCTTTCGTTTGGTTGAACAAGAGGTCGTCAATAATTTCAACACCGACCGGTTCCAGATCCAGGATGGAGGCGGTGGCTTCAGTAGCATCACGGATCGAATCAAAAAAGAGCAGAACCAGTCCGCTGGCGGGCGTCAACGGAACGAGCCGCAACGTCGCCTCGTAGATGGAACAGAGCGTGCCTTCGCTGCCGCCGATGAGTTGAGCCGTATTGGCGTTGCCTGCAGCCAGACTGTGCAGGTAGCGATCAAGTCCATAGCCCGGCCACCGTTTGGGGATTTCTTTGTGGAAACGTCTTTCAATCTCTTCGCGAAGAGTGAGAATACGGGCGTGGCTCTCCTCAAGGCGCGGACGCATATCTTCGGAGTCAGCACTGAGTAGGGCAAGGCTGCCGTCGCTGCATACCACCCTCACAGAATCGACATGCTCCATGGTCGTGCCGTAAAAAGGGGCACGGGCTCCCGAGCTGTTGTTGGCGATCATGCCGCCGAGCGTTGCCCGTGAACTTGTCGCCACGTCGGGTCCGAAAATCAGACCGTGGGGACGGAGAAAAGCGTTCAGTTCATCCAACACAACCCCCGCATCCACACGAACCGTACGCGCTTCTGCGTTGAAGTCAAGGATGCGCTGCGCATATCGGGAAAAATCTAGGATGAGCGCCTCTCCTAAAGCGGCGCCTGCAAGACCGCTTCCTGCGCCGCGCGGGATCATGGGAACTGATGCTGCCGCGCAAGCGCTCATAATTTCTTGGGTTTCTTCAAGGCTGCGCGGAAAGGCAGCGCCCAATGGGAGTACCTGATAAATGGAGGCGTCTGTGGCATAAAGCTGGCGCGTTAGATCGTCTAAAAAGACGGGGCATTTACAATTCTTTTGAATACTTTTCAGATTGGTCATTTGCTATTTCCAGAAAAAAAGGAAGGTCAAGGTGGGACTCTATTTTGCCATGAGCGCAGTGGAGTAATCAATGAGATTATTCAAGGCGAATTCAAGGTTGAAATGCAAGCTGTTCAAAAAAAGAGACTTTATAGAAATCTTCGGTTCAATAGGTTTAATTAAACACCAAAAGGAGTCCATAATGTCCCACCACCATTTTACACGAGCTGACCCTATAAAACTAGAAATACTTTAATCTGTCCGAGCGAGTCGCCATCCATGACGGTTGCAGACAGAGAAAGAGAAAAGGGAAGCGAAAACATACGACACCGCAATCTCCCCGTGTCATTTTGGGCGCGGCGAGAATCCGGTTTTAAGGCTTTATCCCGGAATAAAGTAGGAATCGCTACGATTATTCAGGTATACTGTGCGCACTTTTCCCATAGATAACCGATAAACATAATAGGCAAATAGATTTATGCGAACAAACAGCAATCATACCCTGATCCACGCGCTGACCGTAATAACCGTGCTCAGCCTTACACCGCTTCTTCATGCAACCGACGGAACACAGTTGACCGGTATCGGCGCAGTCCAACAAGGTACCGCCGGTGCGGGCGTAGCTAGTCCCGCCGATAGTACCTGGGTTCTTCTCAATCCCGCGGCGATCATTGATTTAGATACGCGCCTCGACGTGAGCTTTGAACTCTTTGCGCCGGAGCGCCACAACCGTCCCCGTGGCCTTTTCGGAAATTCATTTGCCGGTAACATGAGCGACAACGGCATGTTTATGATCCCATCCATGGGGTACAGCCATCGATTGGAACATGGAAGATCGGCTTGGGGGATTGGCTTGTATGGAGTCAGCGGCATGGGCGTGGAATATAAAGCGTCACGCGCCATATTGCCCCGTCTCTTTTTACAAAACGGTGATCGGCGCACCGAATACAGTGTTGCCCAGTTGGTCTTTGCCTATGCCCATCGTTTGGGAGATTCAGGATGGACCCTTGCCTTTGCGCCCCATTTGAACTATTCCATGTTTAAGTCAGACATGCTCACCTTGAGTTTTTCAACGACACGGGGCAACAACCATTGGGATGACGCTTATGGCGCGGGCTTTTCTATTGGCGCCTATAAACGTTGGGATCGGCTGTCCTATGGATTGACCTACACGTCGCGCCAATGGCTGACTGAATTTAAAGATTATAAGGATTTATTCTTTGAATCGATGGATCTGCCGCAAATGGTACAGACGGGCTTCGCCTATGCCATTACACCGCAGCTGCAGGCGGCGATTGATTATAAATGGATCGATTGGACCGGCATCGGTCAGATCGGCGTCTCTCCCATACGCGGCGGTTTCGGCTGGAAAGACCAGCACATTATCAAGCTGGGAATGACGTGGACCACGCCGTCGCGCTGGACTTTACGTGCGGGATTTTCTCATGCCGAGTCACCCATTGACAGACGGCATGTTTTCGCCAATGCTTTGTTCCCGGCCATTACAGAAAATTCTGCGGCTGTAGGGGCATCCTTTAGAATTACTGAGCAATCAGAAATTCATTTTGCATATACCCACAGCTTTGAAAATACCTTGACCGATAACGGTAAAGGCGATTTATTTTCACTGGTCGGCAAAGGCAGCAAGATCTCTCTTCGCGAAGATGAATTCACCGTGCAATACACGTGGAAATTTGGCAATCGCAAAAAAATATAAGTATGCTGATCTGCGGACTGCTTAGGATTCCGGCAGTTTTATGATCGCCCTTGCCCGCTCCAAAGCTTCCAAATCAGCTGGGGTCGAACGCAGCTTGGGAGCGATGGTGGTCGCCGCTTGCAGTGCTTCATCCCGGATTGTTTCGTCGTTCAACAGATCCAGCGTCAGCATCAGCGCGCAGGCATGCCCTACTTTTGACAGACCGCTCAGGATAAGCTTCCGTTCTTCTGAAGACACAGACTGTTTCACCAGTTCCGCGTAGCTGCTGCAAAGACCTTCAGGATCATTCTGTCCCAGCATCAGCAAGCGCACGGCACCTCGGAATGTGCGGGCTCGTAAAGGGGCAAGGCCGGGGTCTTTGATCCAGTCCATCAGTACAGGCAAGGCGATACCATCGGGCCAATCCGCTATTGCACGCCGCGCAGCTTCCTGCAGCGCCTCATTTTCGGAGATTGTCAATGCCAGCACGGCATCAAAGGCTTTGCGGCTTGCCGTGACAGTCAAGAGCCGCAGCAGCGCAAGTTGAACTTCGCTGTCATTTTGGCTGAGTTCGGCACAAAGGGGATCCACCAAAGCAGGAATCGTTTCAGCACCGGGACGAAGAAAGACCTGTCCCTCGGCCAGGAGTTGGCGCGCAGGGGCGCCGTCAATGAGGTAATCCACTTGCAGTTGTTTCGGTACATCGGGAGCCGTGTCGCCAAAGTTGGCATTATTGGCATCCAACGCACCCACGCCGGACTCAAGCAGTTGTTGAAACTATTCGGTCACGTCTTTTTGCGGCCCGGACGACAGATCGCCGTAGACAGCTTGGGTTATTTCCAAGGTGACATTGTCAAAATTCTTCTTTTGTTCACAGAGTTGGCGCAGTCCTTCTTCAGCGGCATTTCTTTCCCCTTCGGAACGCGCTTCTTTTAAATGGCGCAGCAATTGTTCCGCATGAGGAAGATCAATGTAAGGGCGGAGTCCTTTCAGTGCTGTCAGCCGAACGCCCTCGTCCGCATCATTTTCGGCTATCTCCAGGAGTAATGCCGCCGGCGTGGGGAGTCCGCCTTTACCCAGCAATTCCACGGCGATTTGGCGTTCCACCACGTCCTCACTATCCAACAAGGCGCGCAGCGTGGCATTCCCTCTGTTCTTCGGGAAATAGGCGATGCCGTTCCGTGCGGCGCGGGCAAGATCGGCGTCCTCGTCATTGATGAGATCAGCCAATAAGGGGAGCACAGGTTTATAGGCGATTCGTACAGCGGCATCGATCGCTGCCACACGCAGCACCGTAGCGCCTTCTTCCGCCTCTTTCAATAAAGCAGTTCCTGCCGTCTTTTGTCCGATTTCGCCCAATACGGCAATGACCGCTTCTTTGCGATCGGCGGGCAGTTGGGGCAGCAGCCTCGCTAAGAGTTGGGCAACAACTTTTTTCTGTTTCATTTCTTGGGCAGCACGCAGACCCGCAGCAAAGAAAGCAGGTTCTTCCGATCGCAGGACTTTTCGTAAACGCGCCAGTCCGCGCGGTGCAGCGCCATAGCTGAGCAGTACGCCCCGCAAGGCAGCGGCGCGCGTCGTTATAGGAAATGCTTTTAAGCTGAAGACACGATTATAAATAAGTCGCGCATCTTGACCTTTGCCCTGCTCGATTAAGGCTTCTGCGGCAAAGAAAAGACCGTCGGCTAAGGCGCTTTGCAGTGCAAAGGAGAGATCCTTACGCCCTGCCGTTTCCCATAAGACGGCGATACCTGCAGGCGCAGCGATGCGGCCGAGGCTGCGCGCCGCCGCCTCGCGGACGACCTCAGCCTCTGTATCGCTGTCCAGTAAAGGGATGATTTCGAAGAGCCCGTCACGGTCGCGGCGAACACCCAAAGAGGCGACGACACCCGCCCTGAGCCGGTCTGAAGTGAGAGGTAGCGCGCGACGCAATGCGGCGCCCGCTTCAGCGTCGGGCATGGGTTCCAAGGCGTAGCGCGCCATATCCGAAAAGATTTCATCGGTGAGCAAAGCTTCCAAAACAGGGATGGCTTCGGTAGTTCCGGAAGTGGCGAGGAGCCGGCAGGCGTCCAGTTTCTCAAATTGAGAGGCATCCGATTGGAGGATCGTTAAGGGGTCAGTGGCAGCGTAGTCGGCGCCAACCACGGCAAAAAGGATCAAGCTCAGTATAAAATGCGTACGCATAGTAGGTTCCTTTCTTAGTTGCGGCACAGCGCCTGTATTAGAGGGTCCAGGGAGCGCGTTCGGCTCGCGACAGATACCGGTTCGCCTCATCATCATCAATAAAGCGTTCCGCTTCGGGATCGTAGTTCAAATCGCGCTGAAGCCACATGCAGATATTTGCTGCGTGGACCGTGCACATGGAGTGATGCATAACGCGCGGGTTGGCTACCGGTTCTTGTCTCGATTTTACACAGTCCAAGAAGTTGCGCATGTGATCGAGGGCGCGACCGGTTCGCGCTTGATAATCACCTACCACTTCGTCAAATTCCTGCAGCAATTCCGGAGAGGATACATCAGGCCGAGAATAGCCGTCGGCGGCAGCGACCCAACCCCGTTCGCCGTCAAACAATTCACCACAGGAGCCGTGCCAATACTGGTCGCCTCGCGAAAAGATCAGCTTTTGTCCGGTGGCAAAATGGCAGACCATACCATCGCCGCTGTCATTGTCCACATAGCTGTAACGGATCGGCGAGCTTTCGCCCATATGAATGCCCATTTGTGCTTGGGCGAAGGTGTGCGCGCCCCATTCACCAATACAGCTGGTGTGGAAATCATAATCGTCGCGCCACTCACCTCTTATATAGGCGGCATTAAAGGGCCGCCACGGACACGGTCCCAACCAAGCGTCCCAGTCCACCTCATCTTTGGGCGGTTCAGGTTCAGCTTCCTTCCACTGCCGCGGCATTTTCGCGGAATCCCAAGGCGCAATATGGGCATAGGCCGTGTCTACTTTTCCCAGCCGGCCCGTGCGTGCCATCTCAATACAAAAAACATGGTTTGCCTCACTCAACCGTTGGGTTCCGGTTTGGTATACGCGCCCGTAAGTCGCCGCCGTTTGCACCACAGCCCGCCCCTCGGCAATGGTCATGGTAGAAGGTTTTTCCGTGTATACATCTTTGCCCGCGCGCATGGCGCGGATCGAGGCTTGGGCGTGCCAACGATCGCCCGTCGCGATCAACACCGCATCAATATCCGGGCGCTCGGCGAAAAAATCACGCATGTCCGAATACATGGCGCAATCTTGGTTGCCGTAGAAATTATCCACCTCACTTTTGACGGCGCGACGCTGCTTTCTCTGCACATCACAGATGGCTAAAAATTGCACATCCGGGTTGCGCATCATCCAATGCAGATCATGCATACCCCGGCCGCGGATACCGATGCCTGCCGCCGTAATGCGTTCTGAAGGGGCGATGGTGCCATCACGGCCTAAGGCGGATGCAGGCACAATCAAAGGCGCTGCCAATGCCACGGAGGCTCGTTTCATAAAACTTCGTCGGTTCATTGCTTTCTTCATGGGCGCTTTCCTTCCGGTCGGGAACAGACGGCGCTGCTCCAAAGATCCAATCGTTCTATGGGATAGTACAACCGGAACAGGGGCATTTTTACGGAGAAAGCTCCGGCTCCGGGCTCTATTATGCGTCCTTTAAAAAACGATCCAAGAGAACATCATCCAACATGCGTTCTATCGGTTTACGTGCTTGTTCCGCAATAGCTGCATCGACGACGATTTCTCCGGACAACTCTTCAAGACACCATTTCAATTTGGTCAGTGTCGCAAGTTTCATGTTTGGGCAATCGGCTATGGTTGACGCAGGATAAAAGATCTTGTCCGGATTATCGGCACGGAGCCGATGCAATAAACCGATTTCTGTGCCGATGATAAATTCGCGTGCAGGATTCTGCGCGCAAAAGTCGAGCATGCCCGTGGTACTGGCAACAGCGTCGGCCATATCAAGCACCTGCGGTCGGCACTCGGGATGGGCTACAAATAAAGCTTCGGGATGCTCCTGCTGCACAGCTGCTACATGCTCGGGTAAGATGCGTTCATGGGTGGGGCAAAAACCCTTCCATAAAATAATGTCACGGTTCAGCATTTTGCCCGTATAATGACCCAGATTGCGATCGGGAACAAAAAGGATTTCTCGGTCTTCGGGAATGCGCCGCACAATATCCAAAGCATTGGAAGAGGTGCAGCATATATCGCTCATGGCCTTGATGGCTGCTGAGGAATTGACATAAGTGACCACAATAGCATCGGGATGTTGCGCTTTCATTTCTGCCAGCTCACGAGGCGTTACCATGTTGGCCATGGGACAGCCCGCGTTGCTGTCAGGCATAAGCACCTTTTTGTGTGGTGAAAGAATCGCTGCTGTTTCCGCCATGAAATGGACGCCGCAAAAAACGATGATATCGGCATCGGTCGAAGCAGCCCGACGGGAAAGCCCCAGGCTGTCTCCGGAAAAGTCAGCTATATCCTGAACTTCTCCCAGCGTATAATTATGGGCGAGAACGATCGCATTTCTCATGCGTTTTAATTGAGCAATATCTTCCGCAACAGTGTTCATGGAAGGGGAGGTATGTTCCGAAAATGCTGCCATGCCGGGTTGCCTTTCGTCGAAAGTGTTGTTGGTTTCTATTGGTTAGGACTCCGGTCGTGTTGAAGTACGTTTCAATGCAATTCCTTACCCCGCTAAGGTGGGAAGAAATAGGGCTATTCTTGTGCATCCGGCCGGGGAGGGACACGCTATCGTGTCCTCAAAAGTTTAGGTTACAGCCAAGAAAAACGCTTCTTGGAATTAAATAAACGGTAACACTTTTTACGGGGTGATTACAACAAGGGAAAGCGCTTTTTTTGGAAGCAGAGAAGCTGATGAGTCCATGGGAGTATTGTGCAAGCAGGATCGCTTCTCCGCGTCATTGCTAAGCCTTTCTAATGGGCATAATCAGCCAAGTATTTTTTTGCCGCTGCTCTCATAGCCGGCGAGATCCAAGGTGATATGTTGATAGCCCAGCTGTCGAAAATGGCGCAGAATACGGAGGCGGTGATCGGGCTGAATCAGAAGTGCCATGTCTTGGGGATCGACCTCTATACGGCAAAGGTCTCCGTGATGACGGACGCGATATTGACGACAGCCAAGATCGCGCAGCAATGCTTCCGTCGATTCGATGGTGTGGAGAAGATCACGGGTGATGGGCGTATCTTTGGGCAGACGGGTGGCGAGGCAGGCAAAGGCCGCCTTTTCTGACGTGGGCAGCCCATGCGCACGGCTGCGCATACGGATTTCTTCTTTGCGAAAGCCGACTTCCGCCAAGGGCGCGAGAATCCCGGCTTCTTCAGCGGCGCGCATACCTACCCGTGTCAGATCGTCACGATCCTCCGCATTTTCACCGTGCAACAGCACTGAAATCCCTTTGCCCTTTCCGATCTCGGCAAGAACACGAAATAAGGATTGTTTACAATAATAGCAGCGGAGTTCGTCGTTGCGCAGAAACCGTTGGTCTTCCAAAGCGTCAAAGTGGAAAACTTCAATCTGCCACTGCTGTTGGTGCGCAAAATTTAAGGCTTCTTCCAGTTCTTGGCGCGGGATGAGCGGCGTGTCTGCAATGTAGAAATGGGCTTGTGAAGCTAAGGTCTTGTGAGCCAACGCTCCCAAATAGGTAGAATCCACACCGCCCGAATAAGCGACGGCAACAGTGCCATATTCTTTCAGCAATGCGATGAGACGCGTTTCTTTTTGAAGTGCCTCGTGCTCGGCAGTGTTCATGTGTGTTGTCTCTGAGGGAAGGAAGCGCTAAATAACCCGCGGGATTTCCTTGTTGTCGTAATAGAGTTTGTCGCCGATAATATCGCAGTCGACTTCAAATCGTTTCCCTTGAAATTCGACAGAAGCCTTCAGTTTGTCCCCTTGAACTGACCAAGAGCCGGTAAGTCTGTCTGTACCGATTTGACTTTTCGCAAGAGCCGAAAACATGGGTGGAACAGTAGCGACAGCCTGACCGCCGGCATTCAACGTTATCGTGATTGCAATGGGTATCTCGGGCGTTTTTACATTCCAAACGGAACCGGCCAGATTGCCCGCATCCAGTAAAGGCGCTGCTTTCGGTCCGGCCGGCGGAGGTCCGCCCATCTCGCCGCCAGCGGTCGTAGCGCGGACAACGCCAACCACGATCGGCAAGACGAAGACCAGCAAAACGATTACTAAAAAACCTATTAGAAGTTTGACATTCATGTTATTACCCCTTGAAATAAGTGTCCGAACATAGAGATCGGATCATACGGAAGAATTAGTGTATCGAAATAGGATAGATGAATGCAATTGTAACGAGTGGAGAAGAAATCGCGCAAGGCTTTAAAAGCAATCGATCATGCGGGATTTAGGGCGCAGCTTTTTCCTCTTCGGGAAATGCCGCCAATACTTCTTTCACCAGTGCCCGGGGTCCTCCGGCTTTGAGATCAAGCGAAAGTTTTACAATCACCAGTTTTCGTGCCGGAACCACAATAATGAACTGTCCCTCGAAACCGGAAGCCCAAAAGATCTCCGCCGGATCGGCAGTTAGTTCTCGCGGCGCGCCCGAAGCGGAAAGATCGGGGACTAACCACCAGTGGGCGCCATAGTTGCCATTTGGCGCAGTGGGGGTGGGCGTGCGCCCATAGTCGATCCAGCCCTCAGGCAGGATACGTTCGCCTTGCCACACACCATCATGGAGGTAGAGCAAGCCAAAGCGCGCGTAATCCCGTGCCGTAGCGTACATAAAGGAGGAGCCCATAAAGGTGCCCGCAGCATCAGCTTCCAGTATGGCACTGTTCATACCGATCTTTTCAAAAAGACCGCGGTAGGGCAGTTCATAATAGGCTTCGTCGCCATAGATATGACGCAGGGTGTGGGACAAAAGATTGGTGCTCGCGCTGGCATATGCCCAATGGGTATCAGGCGGATAGTTCAGGGGCAGCATTGCGGCAAAGACGCCTGCGCCCGGACTTAAGAAAAGCATGGTTGTCAGCGGGGTGGGCGGAATGAAATCAAATTCATTGTAATCCAGACCGCTGCTCATGCGCAGGACCATATCGATAGTGATCGCAGCCCGTTCGTCGCCCGGCTCTTGCCAAAAAGGGATGCCCTCTTGAATGGAGAGTTTCCCTTCTTTCACGGCAATACCATAGAGTGCATGGAAGACGCTTTTTGTGGCAGACCACGCTGCAAAACGTTGATCGGCATCAAAGCCTTCAGCATAGCGCTCCGCCACAATTTCATCGTCGTAGACGACAAGAAATGCACGGGTATGACTTTTCAGGAAACCGGCGGGCAGTTGGAACATATCATCCATGAGCGCCTCTAATTTCGCATAATCGACTCCGACTCGTTTTTCCTTGCTCGAAGGCGTATCGCCCACGGGCCAGGGCAAGTCGGCAGTATCCGGCCGAGGTCGGATCAACGTGGGCCGCGCCTGGGCCTGCAGCGATCCAATGTCTGCATCTTGCGCCACGGCAACACCCAGCCCTTCACGATAGACAGCGGTCTTCGCATATTTTTTAAAAATCCAAGCGGTGACCGTTTTCTCCTCCCAATTGACCCTATATCGTAGAGGCACCAGTAAGGCAAGCTCCTGTTCTCTCACGGACTCCGGCGTGCGGCCTGCAACAAACACACCGGAGGCAATCAATTTCGCGCCATAACCGGCGAATACGTCGGAGCCGCGCCATACATACCAATAGAGGAATGAGAAACTGCCGATAATCAGAACAAGAAAGACAACCAATAAGAAGCAGAGCAACTTGCGCAGGATTCTTTTCATAACTGTCTCTTTCTGTTGCGGATTTCAAACGGTATGAAGCGCCGCTTTTTATAAAGGTTACGGCGACTTTTTGTCACGCCCTTGTTGCATGCCACAGGCGGCACGCCGAGAAGCGTGACCAATTCTATTATAGTCGATTTCTTCGCTCAGCCGGTGGAGCGGCGGCGGATATGTTTTTCCAAAGAGGCACCGGAGGCTTTGTTCAAAGATTCCTAGCATGGAAATACGGGCATTCCCGGGTATAACCTTCACCTCGAAGCTTAGCTGTGAAGCGGCACCGATTCCGCGAGCCAATCATGATACACTATGATGACCGTATTCCTGTTGCGGCGCGGCCGCGGGCAATACGCGGAAAAAACAGCATAGAAACCTAATTGGGCAAAGAAGGAGCAGTTGTTATGACCCATGTGAATTTGGTTACGGGAGGCGCCGGTTTCATCGGCTCCCATTTATGTGAAGCCTTGTTGGATCGGGGCGAAGAAGTACTTTGCCTAGACAACTTTTTTACCGGTCGAAAAATGAATATCGATCATCTCCTAGACAATAAACGCTTCGAACTGGTGCGTCATGACATTGTCAATCCCATTACCTTGGAAACGGATCGTATTTTTAATTTTGCGTGTCCCGCCTCGCCCGTACACTACCAATATAATCCTGTGAAAACGATCAAGACCAATGTCATGGGCGCGCTGAACATGCTTGGTCTGGCCAAGCGTGTGAATGCTCGGGTTTTGCAGGCCTCTACCTCAGAAGTCTATGGCGACCCCACAGTCCACCCGCAAGTAGAAAGCTATTGGGGCTATGTTAATCCTGTGGGGCCGCGCAGTTGTTATGATGAAGGGAAACGCGTCGCCGAGTCCCTTTTCTTCGATTATTACTCCCAGAACAAGGTAGATATTCGGGTCATCCGTATTTTCAACACCTATGGTCCGCGCATGTTGGTCAACGATGGGCGGGTCGTCAGCAACTTCGTGGTGCAAGCCCTCAAAAACGCGCCC
Coding sequences:
- a CDS encoding FAD-binding protein; amino-acid sequence: MTNLKSIQKNCKCPVFLDDLTRQLYATDASIYQVLPLGAAFPRSLEETQEIMSACAAASVPMIPRGAGSGLAGAALGEALILDFSRYAQRILDFNAEARTVRVDAGVVLDELNAFLRPHGLIFGPDVATSSRATLGGMIANNSSGARAPFYGTTMEHVDSVRVVCSDGSLALLSADSEDMRPRLEESHARILTLREEIERRFHKEIPKRWPGYGLDRYLHSLAAGNANTAQLIGGSEGTLCSIYEATLRLVPLTPASGLVLLFFDSIRDATEATASILDLEPVGVEIIDDLLFNQTKGQSAFARARALLELDDKPCKAILLVEFYDHQEDKVEALLQRNLGIRRHVCNGSEEKDQIWKLRKSGLSLLTGCAGPAKPTAGIEDVAVPPHTLPAYVDALTETLKRLGLKASFYGHAASGLLHVRPVVDLHVAHDLQRYRQLSDEVAALAKAFRGSLTAEHGVGIEHTEYMLDQVGPELLDAMSLVKNAFDPKDLMNPGKIFDNGRWRFDQDLRQGAGSTIPIPFDPVLLFQEKDHSFVGNLEQCNGCGGCRKEVPTMCPTYQATGEESMSTRGRANIIRAVLEGRLDDPDTPLLSESLEHALSNCLSCKACAVECPSNVNLALLKAELVHAHQRKYGVPLYARVLSRTDLLGVLGSTFPGLTNALLRNGLFRTVLKHLARVAPERPLPNYVKDRFDHWFKKRKVSGVFPRGSVLLWDDCFARHNEPQIARAAVTVLEAAGYEVQLLEGHACCGRPAFSMGRLDLARRFGKKNLALLQQTEGPLIFLEPSCYAMFREDYSELGLEGAHDAAERSILFEHFIELLLRREPEALSFKGASSGVAVHVHCHAKALTDTSVMLDLGRRLAGGGASLLDSGCCGMAGAFGAMTGKYALSMEVAEALVQLIDALPGDTNLVASGTSCRQQITHCTDRPVRHFAELLAQSLEQS
- a CDS encoding HEAT repeat domain-containing protein; its protein translation is MRTHFILSLILFAVVGADYAATDPLTILQSDASQFEKLDACRLLATSGTTEAIPVLEALLTDEIFSDMARYALEPMPDAEAGAALRRALPLTSDRLRAGVVASLGVRRDRDGLFEIIPLLDSDTEAEVVREAAARSLGRIAAPAGIAVLWETAGRKDLSFALQSALADGLFFAAEALIEQGKGQDARLIYNRVFSLKAFPITTRAAALRGVLLSYGAAPRGLARLRKVLRSEEPAFFAAGLRAAQEMKQKKVVAQLLARLLPQLPADRKEAVIAVLGEIGQKTAGTALLKEAEEGATVLRVAAIDAAVRIAYKPVLPLLADLINDEDADLARAARNGIAYFPKNRGNATLRALLDSEDVVERQIAVELLGKGGLPTPAALLLEIAENDADEGVRLTALKGLRPYIDLPHAEQLLRHLKEARSEGERNAAEEGLRQLCEQKKNFDNVTLEITQAVYGDLSSGPQKDVTE
- a CDS encoding Gfo/Idh/MocA family oxidoreductase translates to MKKAMNRRSFMKRASVALAAPLIVPASALGRDGTIAPSERITAAGIGIRGRGMHDLHWMMRNPDVQFLAICDVQRKQRRAVKSEVDNFYGNQDCAMYSDMRDFFAERPDIDAVLIATGDRWHAQASIRAMRAGKDVYTEKPSTMTIAEGRAVVQTAATYGRVYQTGTQRLSEANHVFCIEMARTGRLGKVDTAYAHIAPWDSAKMPRQWKEAEPEPPKDEVDWDAWLGPCPWRPFNAAYIRGEWRDDYDFHTSCIGEWGAHTFAQAQMGIHMGESSPIRYSYVDNDSGDGMVCHFATGQKLIFSRGDQYWHGSCGELFDGERGWVAAADGYSRPDVSSPELLQEFDEVVGDYQARTGRALDHMRNFLDCVKSRQEPVANPRVMHHSMCTVHAANICMWLQRDLNYDPEAERFIDDDEANRYLSRAERAPWTL
- the nadA gene encoding quinolinate synthase NadA, which encodes MNTVAEDIAQLKRMRNAIVLAHNYTLGEVQDIADFSGDSLGLSRRAASTDADIIVFCGVHFMAETAAILSPHKKVLMPDSNAGCPMANMVTPRELAEMKAQHPDAIVVTYVNSSAAIKAMSDICCTSSNALDIVRRIPEDREILFVPDRNLGHYTGKMLNRDIILWKGFCPTHERILPEHVAAVQQEHPEALFVAHPECRPQVLDMADAVASTTGMLDFCAQNPAREFIIGTEIGLLHRLRADNPDKIFYPASTIADCPNMKLATLTKLKWCLEELSGEIVVDAAIAEQARKPIERMLDDVLLDRFLKDA
- the larE gene encoding ATP-dependent sacrificial sulfur transferase LarE yields the protein MNTAEHEALQKETRLIALLKEYGTVAVAYSGGVDSTYLGALAHKTLASQAHFYIADTPLIPRQELEEALNFAHQQQWQIEVFHFDALEDQRFLRNDELRCYYCKQSLFRVLAEIGKGKGISVLLHGENAEDRDDLTRVGMRAAEEAGILAPLAEVGFRKEEIRMRSRAHGLPTSEKAAFACLATRLPKDTPITRDLLHTIESTEALLRDLGCRQYRVRHHGDLCRIEVDPQDMALLIQPDHRLRILRHFRQLGYQHITLDLAGYESSGKKILG
- a CDS encoding serine hydrolase — its product is MKRILRKLLCFLLVVFLVLIIGSFSFLYWYVWRGSDVFAGYGAKLIASGVFVAGRTPESVREQELALLVPLRYRVNWEEKTVTAWIFKKYAKTAVYREGLGVAVAQDADIGSLQAQARPTLIRPRPDTADLPWPVGDTPSSKEKRVGVDYAKLEALMDDMFQLPAGFLKSHTRAFLVVYDDEIVAERYAEGFDADQRFAAWSATKSVFHALYGIAVKEGKLSIQEGIPFWQEPGDERAAITIDMVLRMSSGLDYNEFDFIPPTPLTTMLFLSPGAGVFAAMLPLNYPPDTHWAYASASTNLLSHTLRHIYGDEAYYELPYRGLFEKIGMNSAILEADAAGTFMGSSFMYATARDYARFGLLYLHDGVWQGERILPEGWIDYGRTPTPTAPNGNYGAHWWLVPDLSASGAPRELTADPAEIFWASGFEGQFIIVVPARKLVIVKLSLDLKAGGPRALVKEVLAAFPEEEKAAP
- a CDS encoding SDR family oxidoreductase translates to MTHVNLVTGGAGFIGSHLCEALLDRGEEVLCLDNFFTGRKMNIDHLLDNKRFELVRHDIVNPITLETDRIFNFACPASPVHYQYNPVKTIKTNVMGALNMLGLAKRVNARVLQASTSEVYGDPTVHPQVESYWGYVNPVGPRSCYDEGKRVAESLFFDYYSQNKVDIRVIRIFNTYGPRMLVNDGRVVSNFVVQALKNAPISIYGEGDQTRSFCYIDDLVKGILAMMNCDDFNGPVNLGNPEEFTILELAKLVIELTGSSSKITFHPLPENDPTRRRPDISLAKEKLQWQPTIALRDGLKHTIAYFDALLSKE